One region of Candidatus Margulisiibacteriota bacterium genomic DNA includes:
- a CDS encoding CpaF family protein, producing the protein MSANSEDEKRKTKLDMRQRYAFLDRVIEIHKKLIKEGELSITEEQLTSKDPAEREQIKKDVEKEVMKILEKEEQNTYMSRTEKLDLTRAVIDETIGLGPLEKIIQDEGISEIMVNGPHQTYVEYKGKLTLSDVVFKDNEHVKRIIDRIVGQVGRRIDEGMPMVDARLLDGSRVNAIIPPLALKGPTITIRKFSSKPLQVSDLVKYGSMTESMGKFLKACVEGHLNIIVSGGTGSGKTTLLNVLSSFIPEEDRIITVEDSAELQLQQDHVVTLETRPPNMEGKGEVSIRDLIKNCLRMRPERIVVGEVRGGEALDMLQAMNTGHDGSLTTGHANKPRDMIARLETMVMMSGMDMPVKAIRQQIASAFHLIVQQSRLQDGTRKVIEITEVTGMEGDIVTMQPIFRFVQTGIEPQTRKVIGRFEATGVVPTFYEKFEAKGLDIDRAIFDPYAH; encoded by the coding sequence ATGTCTGCAAATAGTGAAGATGAGAAAAGAAAAACCAAGCTCGATATGAGGCAGCGCTACGCTTTTCTTGATAGAGTAATAGAAATCCATAAGAAACTCATAAAAGAAGGGGAGTTAAGTATTACTGAAGAACAACTAACCTCTAAGGACCCGGCTGAAAGAGAGCAGATTAAGAAAGATGTTGAAAAAGAAGTAATGAAGATCCTTGAAAAAGAAGAACAGAACACCTATATGTCGAGGACTGAAAAACTGGATTTAACTCGTGCAGTCATTGATGAGACTATCGGTTTGGGGCCCCTTGAGAAGATAATTCAAGATGAGGGGATTTCTGAGATAATGGTTAATGGTCCTCATCAGACTTATGTTGAATACAAAGGAAAATTGACTCTCAGTGATGTTGTTTTTAAGGATAACGAACATGTGAAGAGGATAATTGACCGGATTGTCGGGCAAGTCGGCAGAAGAATCGATGAGGGTATGCCGATGGTTGACGCGCGACTACTTGATGGGTCTCGTGTTAACGCAATTATTCCGCCGCTTGCTCTCAAAGGACCTACCATTACTATTCGGAAATTTTCCTCAAAACCCTTGCAGGTTAGCGATCTTGTTAAATATGGATCAATGACTGAATCGATGGGAAAATTTTTAAAAGCTTGTGTTGAAGGTCATTTGAATATCATTGTATCCGGAGGTACGGGGAGCGGAAAAACTACCTTGCTTAATGTTCTGTCTTCATTTATTCCGGAAGAAGACCGGATTATTACTGTTGAGGATTCTGCAGAATTACAACTTCAGCAGGATCACGTGGTGACGCTGGAAACGCGTCCGCCGAACATGGAGGGTAAGGGCGAAGTGAGTATTCGGGATTTGATAAAGAACTGTTTACGTATGAGGCCGGAGCGGATTGTTGTTGGAGAAGTCCGAGGCGGAGAAGCCCTTGATATGCTTCAAGCGATGAATACCGGACATGATGGTTCGCTTACAACAGGCCATGCAAACAAACCTAGAGATATGATAGCTCGGCTTGAGACTATGGTTATGATGTCCGGAATGGATATGCCTGTTAAAGCTATACGGCAGCAGATAGCTTCCGCTTTCCATCTCATTGTCCAGCAGTCAAGGCTGCAAGATGGCACCCGAAAAGTTATTGAGATTACCGAAGTAACAGGTATGGAAGGGGATATCGTTACTATGCAGCCTATATTTCGTTTCGTTCAAACGGGAATAGAACCTCAAACTAGAAAAGTTATCGGACGTTTTGAGGCGACGGGCGTTGTTCCCACCTTCTACGAAAAGTTTGAAGCCAAAGGATTAGATATCGACAGAGCTATATTTGATCCTTACGCGCATTAG
- a CDS encoding secretion system protein has translation MFIITLIIFLSVTILVVSISVAVRSQEISARKDVQERLKYIGQNRPSEAQKEKNFLVQAVDGYQSLVNKYLPKDYSDKLEKLLDKADLDISVTEIVALHIMGYLIIATIFFILTKVIIISLLFGGIGLCFPLLFIRMKIKKRNKQFNDLLVDTSTLIANILKAGFGLRQALQVIAEEMASPVREEFSKVLQEVQYGLGLEEALTNLTKRVDSKDLDLLVTAILIQLEIGGNLSEILEKIAETIRDRIKIIGEVNALTAQGKMSGIMVGALPWLIALFVYFFNPDYISLLWTTFPGMVILGCALVLLAIGAGTISILVKIEF, from the coding sequence TTGTTTATTATTACGCTTATTATCTTTCTTTCCGTTACTATTCTGGTTGTTTCTATCTCTGTTGCAGTTAGGTCACAGGAAATTTCTGCGAGAAAAGATGTCCAAGAGCGACTGAAATATATCGGACAGAATCGTCCTTCGGAGGCACAAAAAGAGAAGAATTTTCTTGTGCAGGCTGTTGATGGCTATCAAAGCTTGGTTAATAAATATCTTCCTAAGGATTATTCTGATAAACTGGAAAAGCTTCTTGATAAAGCCGATCTCGATATTTCCGTTACTGAGATCGTTGCTTTGCATATCATGGGATATCTGATTATCGCAACAATTTTTTTTATTCTTACAAAAGTTATTATCATTAGCCTTCTTTTTGGGGGGATCGGTTTATGTTTCCCTCTTTTATTTATCAGGATGAAAATTAAAAAACGTAATAAGCAGTTTAATGATCTGCTGGTTGATACGTCGACGTTAATTGCAAATATCCTGAAGGCAGGATTCGGTTTGAGGCAAGCGTTGCAGGTTATTGCTGAAGAGATGGCGTCACCGGTACGAGAAGAGTTTTCAAAAGTACTTCAAGAAGTCCAGTATGGTTTAGGACTTGAAGAAGCTTTGACCAATTTAACGAAAAGAGTTGATAGTAAGGACCTTGATCTTCTTGTTACGGCTATCTTGATACAATTAGAGATCGGTGGTAATTTATCTGAGATACTAGAAAAAATAGCTGAAACCATCCGGGACCGCATAAAAATAATTGGTGAAGTAAATGCTTTAACCGCACAAGGGAAAATGTCCGGCATTATGGTTGGCGCGCTTCCTTGGCTTATTGCGCTTTTTGTCTATTTTTTCAATCCGGATTATATTTCGCTGTTATGGACAACATTTCCGGGAATGGTAATATTAGGTTGCGCTTTGGTACTACTTGCTATAGGCGCAGGAACTATTTCGATATTGGTAAAAATTGAATTTTAA